One part of the Astatotilapia calliptera chromosome 9, fAstCal1.2, whole genome shotgun sequence genome encodes these proteins:
- the LOC113028808 gene encoding protein ANTAGONIST OF LIKE HETEROCHROMATIN PROTEIN 1-like → MLYATPADEVRQLQDVLETRDQFGEFHHLLQELRLDDGRFQRYHRLSLGQFEDLLSRVGPRIARLDTNYRRSIPPAERLSICLRFLATGDSFRTIAFSFRVGVSTVSQIIPQVATAIWDCLVDDFMAVPSTQDWRSIAEGFQERWNFPLCCGALDGKHVQTKAPPNSGSMFHNYKGTFSIVLLAVVDAEHRFRVIDVGGYGRTSDGGILANSTFGQALRAGTLHLPPDQPLPGGEHRGAQPHVFVADEAFPLRRELMRPFPGRLLPLQKRVFNYRLSRARMIVEGAFGILSSQWRLYRRAMELRPEIAEKCVKATCVLHNFLRCVDERGAPAVGGVAPAVVEPLQGLGRVAANNSSREAVLVREKFMAHFSAEGAVSWQPKE, encoded by the exons ATGTTGTATGCTACGCCGGCGGACGAAGTGAGGCAGCTCCAGGAT gtcctcgaGACGCGTGatcagtttggtgagtttcaccatttgctacaggagctgcgcctggatgacggcagATTCCAGCGATATCATCGCCTGTCactcggccagtttgaggacctgctttcccgCGTCGGTCCCAGAATtgcccgcctagacaccaattACAGGCGCTCAATTCCACCAGCAGAGCGCCTGTccatctgcctgag gttccttgccaccggggactccttcaggaccatcgcgttcagttttcgagtcggtgtgtccacggtgagccagatcatcccccaggtagcgacggccatctgggactgtctagtggacgatttcatggctgtgccttcaactcaagactggcggtccattgcagagggattccaggagcgctggaacttccctctctgctgtggagctctggatgggaagcacgtccagacGAAGGCACCCCCCAACTCAGGATCCATGTTCCACAACTACAAGGGAACTTTTTCCATTGTTCTCCTTGCGGTTGTGGATGCAGAGCATCGCTTCCGCGTCATTGATGTTGGGGGGTACGGGAGGACCAGCGACGGTGGTATCCTGGCCAACTCCACCTTTGGTCAGGCTCTTCGGGCTGGGACTCTCCATCTGCCTCCAGACCAGCCTCTACCTGGTGGAGAACACCGTGGAGCCCAGCCCCACGTCTTTGTGGCTGATGAAGCGTTCCCGCTGCGGCGTGAGCTCATGAGACCTTTCCCTGGACGCCTCCTCCCTTTACAGAAGAGGGTCTTTAATTATCGCCTTTCCAGGGCCAGGATGATAGTGGAGGGTGCCTTCGGTATCCTCTCCTCACAGTGGAGGTTGTATCGGCGCGCCATGGAGCTCCGTCCTGAAATTGCCGAGAAGTGTGTGAAGGCAACGTGTGTTCTCCACAACTTTCTGCGCTGTGTGGACGAGAGAGGGGCACCTGCTGTGGGAGGTGTGGCGCCTGCTGTGGTGGAGCCGTTGCAAGGCCTGGGTCGTGTGGCAGCAAACAACTCCTCCAGAGAGGCTGTCCTGGTGAGGGAGAAGTTCATGGCTCACTTCTCGGCAGAGGGAGCTGTGTCTTGGCAACCAAAGGAGTAG
- the trim55b gene encoding tripartite motif-containing protein 55b, with the protein MDNLEKQLICPICLEMFTKPVVILPCQHNLCRKCANDVFQASNPYLPTRSGSLTSGGRFRCPSCRHEVILDRHGVYGLQRNLLVENIIDMFKQESSSSKPAPEKKEETPMCDIHEDEKINIYCVTHGVPICSMCKVFGAHKECEVAPLSSIYQTKKTELSDGIAMVVGNNDRMQGIISQLEEACRAIEENSRRQKTLVCEKFDHLYSILEEKKREMSQKVTGEQEEKVNYIRGLTRKYGDHLEESCKILEMGIQTMDEPEMALFLQNTKPLLKKIEEASSAAHLDKVELGYESMDHYKVDFKKEGKALRSIDFIQDDKDEDEEDEAAGAGAEEGEGSQTVPGGAVSATSAQPSAPPQQMSSSPSAPTSTPST; encoded by the exons ATGGACAACTTGGAGAAACAGCTGATTTGTCCAATATGCCTGGAAATGTTTACAAAGCCTGTGGTCATCCTACCCTGCCAGCACAACCTGTGCAGAAAATGTGCCAATGATGTTTTCCAG GCTTCAAACCCGTACCTTCCAACAAGAAGCGGCTCGTTGACCTCTGGTGGCCGTTTCCGATGCCCGTCCTGCAGACACGAGGTGATTCTGGACAGGCATGGTGTTTACGGCCTGCAGAGGAACCTGTTGGTTGAGAATATCATTGACATGTTCAAACAAGAATCCAGCAG CAGCAAACCAGCACcagagaaaaaggaagaaacgcCCATGTGTGATATTCACGAGGACGAAAAGATCAACATTTACTGCGTGACCCACGGTGTGCCCATATGCTCCATGTGCAAGGTCTTTGGAGCCCACAAAGAGTGCGAGGTGGCTCCTCTCAGCAGCATCTACCAGACGAAGAAG ACGGAGCTGAGTGACGGGATTGCCATGGTGGTTGGTAACAACGACAGGATGCAGGGCATCATTAGTCAGCTAGAGGAAGCCTGTCGTGCCATAGAG GAGAACAGTCGGAGACAGAAGACTCTGGTTTGTGAAAAGTTTGACCACCTGTACTCTATCctggaggagaaaaagagggagaTGAGTCAGAAGGTGACAGGCGAACAGGAAGAGAAGGTAAACTATATCCGGGGCCTGACAAGGAAATATGGAGACCATCTGGAGGAGAGCTGTAAAATCTTGGAGATGGGGATCCAGACTATGGATGAGCCAGAAATGGCTTTATTCCTGCAG AACACAAAGCCTCTCCTCAAAAA GATTGAAGAGGCATCCAGTGCAGCGCACCTGGATAAAGTAGAGCTTGGCTACGAGAGTATGGATCACTACAAAGTCGACTTCAAGAAAGAGGGCAAGGCCCTGCGGAGCATCGACTTCATCCAAG ATGACAAagatgaggatgaagaagatGAGGCTGCAGGAGCCGGTGCTGAGGAAGGAGAAGGATCACAAACTGTTCCTGGAGGTGCTGTTTCAGCCACCTCTGCCCAGCCTTCTGCACCCCCACAGCAGATGAGCTCCTCCCCCAGCGCACCCACGAGCACTCCCTCAACTTAG
- the crhb gene encoding corticotropin releasing hormone b, protein MKLNLFGTAVILLVAFLPRYECRAIESPGSTLRVPALQTQNSQQLQSGPILERLGEEYFIRLGNGDSNSFPSTSMYPGGSPSIFNRALQLQLTRRLLQGKVGNIRALISGFGDRGDDSMERGRRSEDPPISLDLTFHLLREMMEMSRAEQLAQQAQNNRRMMELFGK, encoded by the coding sequence ATGAAGCTCAATTTATTCGGTACCGCCGTGATTCTGCTAGTTGCCTTCTTACCGCGCTACGAATGTCGGGCTATTGAGAGCCCTGGCAGTACTCTGCGCGTCCCAGCTCTACAAACCCAAAACTCCCAGCAGCTGCAATCCGGCCCGATTCTGGAGAGGCTTGGGGAGGAGTATTTCATCCGACTGGGCAACGGGGACTCGAACTCTTTCCCATCAACGTCCATGTATCCCGGCGGATCACCTTCCATCTTCAACAGAGCTTTGCAACTCCAGCTGACGCGGCGTCTTTTACAGGGTAAAGTTGGGAACATCAGGGCGCTCATAAGCGGCTTCGGAGACCGCGGGGACGACTCGATGGAGAGGGGAAGAAGGTCCGAGGACCCGCCAATATCCCTGGATCTGACCTTCCATCTGCTCCGGGAGATGATGGAGATGTCCAGGGCGGAACAGCTGGCTCAGCAAGCGCAGAATAACAGAAGAATGATGGAGCTCTTCGGGAAATGA